A genome region from Manis javanica isolate MJ-LG chromosome 3, MJ_LKY, whole genome shotgun sequence includes the following:
- the LOC118971721 gene encoding 2-iminobutanoate/2-iminopropanoate deaminase, producing the protein MSSLIRKVISTAKAPAAIGPYSQAVLVDRTIYISGQLGMDPSNGQLVPGGVAEEAKQALTNMGEILKAAGCDFTSVVKTTVLLADINDFNTVNEIYKHYFKSSFPARAAYQVASLPKGGRVEIEAVAIQGPLTTASL; encoded by the coding sequence ATGTCGTCTCTGATCAGAAAGGTGATCAGCACTGCGAAAGCCCCAGCTGCTATTGGTCCCTACAGTCAAGCTGTATTAGTCGACAGGACCATTTACATTTCAGGACAGCTAGGCATGGACCCCTCAAATGGACAGCTTGTGCCTGGAGGGGTGGCAGAAGAAGCTAAACAAGCTCTTACAAACATGGGTGAAATTCTGAAAGCTGCAGGCTGTGACTTCACTAGTGTGGTAAAAACAACTGTTTTGCTGGCTGACATAAATGACTTCAATACAGTCAATGAAATCTACAAACACTATTTCAAGAGTAGTTTTCCTGCGAGAGCTGCTTACCAGGTTGCTTCTTTGCCCAAAGGAGGCCGTGTGGAGATTGAAGCTGTGGCCATCCAAGGACCTCTCACAACAGCATCACTATAA